The Neurospora crassa OR74A linkage group I, whole genome shotgun sequence genome segment GACTTGTCCGGCGCTCCACCTTCCCAGCCAGGGACTTCCCAAGGCTCACTCCGCTTCTGACAGCCGTCGACCACCAACCCTTTCCTTCACCGTCTCTATTTCTCCACTCTTAACCATCATTGACGATCAACATCCCGCCATTCCaataaataagaagagaTAGGGCTGCAAAACACCTTCGTGAAGGGGGTCACCTCTCGCCCGCCATGTTTGCCCGGAGTAACTCGAGCGAGCGTGCTTCGCCCAAAAAGGCCACTCCGCCGTCGCCTTCTTATATGAGCAGCGAGCAATTTGGTACGCCGTTCTTCCCGACTATCTCCTAGGTGCTAGGTGGGGGTGTGGACGTGTTTGATGGCCTGTCTCGCACTAACACAAACACCATCCAGCCGCATATCTTAAAGATCTACGCGCCAGTCGACTTAACAGGCCTGGTGGTGCACGTCCACTGCCCGCTTCGAAACGCGATACTTCTTGTACTACTGCTGCCAGTCCCTCGCCTAGCAGCCGGTCATCTTTCACACAAGCCCCTCGCCTCTCCGAGACCGCCTCCTCTCCCATCCAAAATGGCACTTCAGAAGCGAACAATGCATCCAGCCCAACCGAGCTGTCCCCTGGCCGCAGCTCCGTGACCGCCAGCGTTGGCTCCAAGTACTCAAACGTGACCCGAGGTAGAGATTACTACCCAGACCGTCCAGCCCGGCTCTTGAAGCCATCAGAGGTGGTACCTTCTGCTACCTATATCGAACGCGGTcagagatggatggaaaaggaggaggctgttTCTTTGCGCAAGGCtatggaggagatggatcTAAAGGGACACAGCAAGAACGCCAGTGGTGGCCCGCTGATTAGGCCGGATGTCGGCCCCGGCTCTGGGAACGATGAGGCTCCGGAGCAAACCGAGGAGGAAAGGCGTCTCTACGAAGCCGCGCTGGCCGAGGCAGCTGAGTTAGTATGGCAACACGAAAACCCCGGGAAAGAGAGACCGCCCGAGCCAGGCACCCCATATCGGTATAAGCCTCACTTGCGCAAAGACAGCTACGCCCATGCCCGCACAGCCAGCGTCAAATACGGCAGCGATGTGGCCCCCACTGGTCTAGCCAGAGATACTAGCACGTACTCAATGTCGGGAAGTTCGACGGATggcgaagaaggacaagggtCAAGTCGAAGCCCAGTATCGCCAGCTTCAGCTCGCCCGCTGTCTTTCAGGCTGCCGGAGACACCTAGGGCGAGCCATGAGCGTGTGCGAGATGGCTCCCCAGAATCGGGTAACTCCAAGTCGTACAGCACCTTACCAGGTAGTAGCGGTTACCTACGGAGTGGTTCGAAGAAGGACATATTTGGTGAGCCCCAGAAGCCGTTCCCAGGTGACAAGATTTCGGAGGAATCAGAAGCGCGGTCATCTTCTTCTAGCCTGGATAACTTTGCACAAATCAGAACTCCTGAGCAACTGGGAGCGAAACCCAAGAACCCCCTGAATCGCGTACAGTTTGCCCCTGAAACGTCCCCGGCAGCGGATGGCGTTGCCTCGTCCCCTCCCAAAGACGGATCTAGGTACGAAAAGTATGAGATTCACCGTAATCCTGTCACCCAATCCCGCAACCCTCAGTACACCACCAACGTACGCCCCGCTTTGCCttgggaaagaaagaaaccgGTGCAGGAAGAGGTTCCTCGAAAGCACGGCATGGAAATCCGCAGCGATGAGATACGGCAAGCCACAAGCATGAAGCTGAAAGACCGCAGCGTCAAGCTACCTACGCCGTCTGCCGTCAGTGACAATCCCGGTCGACCCATCGTAAGCTTTGACAGACAATGGAAAGCTCCTGATGAGGCTGCTGATGACACGCCAGAAGGACCGTCGAGATTCGGCAAGAGTGACGACCGCTCGACGCCGCTCGTCCCTGGACGTTTCCGCAGCCAGCAGTCGCAGCAACCCCAAGAAGAGCCGCGGCAAtcgcaacaccaccaacaacaacagcagcagcgagcACTCCCACAGCAACCCCAGCGACCACGACAGCAGCCGGGCTCGACGCCGAACGTCCCTGTTATCCCTGTTTCGAATGGTTTTTCAACCCCaccgtcgtcttcgtcgccAACAAGACGCCCACTCCCAGTCCCAACCCCACCCAGTGTTCAAATAAATGCACCGCCGCCTTCATCTTCTATCCCCTCAATATCTGTTCCCTCCATCGCTGTCTCGGAGTCAGCTTCATCATCACGATCTAACATCCCTCAGATTGTCCTCCCAGGCGGATCTCACGATGATGGACCTAGCATTCCAGTAATCGTGACGCCAGACGATAAATCCAGCACCTCCAATAGCAGCAGCTCCCGACGCCCGCTCCCCACCCCGGGAGCCGTAGGTCGACATATGCCAGCTCGGCCACGCAGCCACTGGTCACCGGCGCCCAAACCAGCAGGCAGCCGCGCCACGGCTCGCTGCCACGAGTGCGGCGACTTCATTGAAGGCCGCTTCGTCTCACTGGCCGGGATGACGGAGCGCTTCCATCCGCAGTGCTTCACATGCTACTCATGCGGCACGTCGCTCGAGGCGCTCGAGATATCTCCAGAACCGGATGAGCACCGGGCGGCGCGGCTCGAGCGCATCGCCCGGCGGACCGCAGGCGAACATCTCCCCGAAACGCCGGGCCAGACCATGGCCGAGGACGGTGATGCGCGTCTCCGGTTCTACTGCCACTTGGACTGGCACGAACTGTTCGCGCCGCGGTGCAAGCACTGCACGACGCCCATTATGGGCGAGCACGTGGTGGCGCTGGGCCACCACTGGCACTTTGGCCACTTCTTCTGCGCCGAGTGCGGGGACCCATTTGAGCGCGGCATGACGCATATCGAAAAGGACGGTTATGCGTGGTGCGTGTCGTGCCAGACAAAGCGCACCGAGCGCAGGGCGCCCAAATGTCGCAAGTGCCGGAAGGCCGTCATCGGGCAGTACATTCGGGCGCTTGGCGGCGAGTGGCACGATGAGTGTTTCCGCTGTGCCGACTGCGGCGGCGGGTTCGATGATGGACAGATATTCCCTAGGGAAGGGAGGGCCGGCACGGTGCCGGGTGAGATGGTTGTTCTTTGTACTGGATGCATGGAGAGGGAGTTAAAAGCATAGGCATACGGAAGTGGATGGGttcttccacttttcccAATGACGGACACAAAGAAGAGTCCAGGACAGAGTATAGGGATATAGGGGCAAAGGTCAAAGCATTGTAagggtgtttttttttttcttccttttttttttcttctgcaTAGCATTGGAATCAGGATGTTCAAGTTGCTCTACATTTTCTTTTACTCAATAGTGTTTAGGGGTTCATATGTACGAGTATCGAGATACaaacaatattataataataacacATCAACACACGAAACTAGGATGTCATGGTGTGGTTATTCGGGGTTGCCTTGGACTTGTCAGCGTAGCCTACCTGATAGGCATTATGGACGTCATGGTTAAATCAGCCTTGGAAGATAAGCAAGGAGTTGACGATATCCCACAGCGCTCGGGAACGACGATCGAAGCTGGGCAAATTGGAGATGATGGTAGAGGAGAGTAAAGGCTCTGTCTACGAATATGTCACTGCAACGGGTTCACTGGCTGAGCGGGGACAGATACAACAATGTGAGTCCTTGAATTCCTAGGATAATAAACACTCGACAGCGCTCGAGAATGTGCATGGCATCATAAACGAGCACTCGCAGTATTGTTACAACATCTGGGACtggaaaaaaggggggaagaaagggggCAGAAGGCCATTTGGAAAGATGCCGTGTTTACGCTTCAAACAGAAGATAAGATGCCGGCAAAGCCAGTTGGCGTCCCGTCAAAGTATGGTATAAATAGAATCAAATCAATGTTCCTCGATACCCCTCCGCCCTATGACCCCAATGATAGCACCCTCCGAACTCCGGTTCTCCTAGGCATCACCTATGCGGCGAATAGGAACAAAAGTAGAAAAAGTGCGTGCGTCCAGTGACAATGGCAAAAGCTGTGATGTTCTCCGTAACCCCGTGTCCAATCCTGCTGTCACATTCCGAAACTCCCACCCAGTCCCTGTCCTGTTATAGAATCGGATACCACTCGCGAGCTATCTTCTGGTGATCAAGTCGCCGGTTGTCGTTCCGCTTGCTACTATGCATATGGCCGGTTGTAattttgtcttttttgtatttttttttgttgcctttttctttctcccaTCTCCTTGTAGTTGTAGTATAGGATCGCCTTTTATCTACCAGCCGCCGACCTGCTCTTGGTGAACTTCCAGGCAATCACCGTCCTGCATCTCGAGCTATATTATGGTAGCAATGGACCTGGTTAGCAAACATATTTCTGGCGTGCTCGGGTGCTTCGTCTACCATGGTGTTCCCGGGCtagcagcaacatcaacacaGATGTTAGGTGCATGCCAGACTTCACTTACAGTGTCCGGGGTGTCCGTGGGCTGTACGCGCTGACCCTCGAAGAGGAACCTAACCGAAGCCAGCGTCTTGCCCTGACGCTCGCAGAACGCCGTCATGAGCTTCTCGAGCTTGGTGCTGCGCTTGATCTTGAAAAAGACCTCGTTGTTGTTATCCGTCACCTTGATATTAAGGTGCTCGAcggcgggggcggcggcatcGGAGCCAGCGTTTCCACTTCCGTTCTCAGCGTTGTCCGCCATGTTGATGACTTGGGAGTTGGAGATGCTAGGCAGAAGTCTAGTCGCAAAGAAATTTCGTCAATGAAAACTGGAAGGGCCGAGTTTGAAGTGTCGATGTTCGGAAATGCTAGAGTTCCAGGCTGCGATGGAAGTCAGAAATTGCGCGCGTGTCAACGCGCCGGAGAGTCTCGTCCTGCCTGTGTTGTCGCACAACGAGATGGAGCAGAAATTGGTGGAGGAACAGCAAAATTCGAGAGGAGAAGCGGATTGTCTTACTGCAGTAGATAGGCGTATTGAAAGACGCTGTGGCAGACTTCTGGTCTTGGGAAGCGTCGAGTCAAGTAGGTCCGTGAGAATTtagagaagtggaaggcgaGGTGCACCGGGTCAAGTCGTGCTTTTGAGGTGGAAGCGTGGTTGCGGCGAATGCAGTAAACGACGGCTGGAGGGCGGTTTGTAAGACTGCAGCAGACGCAAAGTTCAGGTGGGGCCAGCCTTGAAACACCAATATTTGTACGAAACCTTGATGCCTCCTCTCAACCTGGCCAACTTTTGTGGTAAGTTGCGCTCCTTAAGGCTCTACTGAAATGCGACACATGCGTATAATACCCGTACCTGGTCCAAAAGGTGAACATGAGACGAAAGGGCCGAGGAAGGCCAATTCGTGAAGGTGTTCATACACCGAATTGCAAGCCCACAGAACTAGGTGCCCAAGTATTTCACTGTCCGCCACTTGGCACTACTTCTAGGTCAACCATTCGAATACCAATCTTTCGCTCATCTTTGCAGACCACCCGACCTTGCGTCGCACAAGCCCTATAGTAATGAACAGTTCCTTGTAGTCCTAGTCCGCGGTTAACTGCCTGTTCCAGCGTTAGGTTGTAGTGAGGCTGGTAGAAGAATGGTACAGATAGGTTGACGCAGTGGTGGTCACCGATAAGTGTTTTCGATCCGGAGAGTTCCTGACATCATCCACCCGTTTTCCTTTACTGATAGGCGCGGCAACTGGACTGGAGAATGGGGTACCGAAGCACCGGGATTGTTTAGGTTGTGGGGATTCCAAACTTGCAGGAGGGAGATCCTCGAGCGTAGAGTCCCACTCGAAGCTCTGGCTTTTACCTTCCATTTAATGAACACCTGAGCAAAGGGTACGTCTAACTGCCAGTTCTTGACTTCTTCGCGATCCAGCTTCCAACCAGACGGAGTTCTCGACCGTTCAAATTTCGATACCATGGTGGGTTTAGGCGCAGTACCAGCTTCAGGTCTCCCCTTACAGAATGTCTCGGCTCTCCCCTGAGGCACTGCTGACCGTTCATGTTGCTTTGTTAGACATTGCAAGACGACCTCGCAGCCAGTCCGCCATGCCATCCACGCGCGGTTTGTTCCATGTTTCCCTTGTTCTTTTGTTACGGCTTGCACGCGTGGTGTGCTGACATGCGGTTCTTTCGTGCCTGCAGTGCGCGATACAAAGTGAGGATGACCAGCTTGACTCCTGTGTCGTTCAGAACTCGCAGTTTGCTGACCTCACTTCACGCCGCAGATTGCCTGACCAGAAACGGATTTGATGAGAGCAAATGCCAGAAACAGATAGACGCACTCTACGAGTGTTGCAACGCGTTTTACGAAAAGAACAGCGAAAGCGCGTCAACAGTTAGCTGCCCCAAAGCGAGCCTGCTACGGCTCAAGATGGAACAGAGAAAGAAGGCTACATGAAGGAAAACAAGAGGAGTCGAAATGTATCACTTGTCCAGATATGTCCACCTAAACGCCCGTGAAGGTGTTAGGTAACTTAAACGGAAAGTGCGGTATTCCTCTGGGCGATCCTTGAGCACGCGAGAGACCTCATGGGCCTGAACAAGAAATGATGGTCTTGTTCCGAGACTCTAATAGGAATGCCGTGGACATTgtaaggaaaaaaaaaagaagaagaagaaaataccAAAGAAGTTTTTGGGGTCCGTCGCTTTTTGTATCAATTTCTCACACAGGTGGAGGGGCTTGAAATTCGGGTGGGGTTCATAGGTCTTCGCCCAGGGACCCATATTCTGCCGGCCGCAGATCCCAGTCCGGCTTTTTGAGCCGCATGGAACGCGTCGTGCGGACGGCAAGCGAGTTGCTAGCGGCAGCTGGAGCTTCGACGTGTGATTGGAAATTCGTCAATGTGAATTATTACAACATGGATTACCTTTCCATACTTGGGCGTGTGTAGAACTACACTTGGACCTTTTCGCTACACAACACGAAAGCTACCTTGTGCTCCCACTACGCCTTGTAGACACAACTCCAACATTGATCTCGATCTCAGTCCCCGAGAGTGGGACGTCATCTTGCCCAGCAACCGGTCTGTCTTTCTGGAAGGAGCTTTCAACGAACAAGTGGACAAAGCACAGCATGGAATGCGATTGAAAGACAGAAGCGTCTGCCGTGCCCTACCAAGAACCCGCGACGCGCCTACCAAACAGTCATCACAACATCACGCCAATCGATCTACCCCCATTTGAACCTCGCGTATACGGTAACGACCAAGGGCGAACATGGCACCCACAGTTGTGAGCAACATCAATCCTCCGATACGCCGACGCCGCACGGCAGTGTTCATTTCTTCTAATACGCAGTTGCGGCAGGACCCTTCTGTTACCTCAGACGCGAGCTTTTCATTTGCCTCGAAAAGCGAAAGCC includes the following:
- a CDS encoding LIM domain-containing protein codes for the protein MFARSNSSERASPKKATPPSPSYMSSEQFAAYLKDLRASRLNRPGGARPLPASKRDTSCTTAASPSPSSRSSFTQAPRLSETASSPIQNGTSEANNASSPTELSPGRSSVTASVGSKYSNVTRGRDYYPDRPARLLKPSEVVPSATYIERGQRWMEKEEAVSLRKAMEEMDLKGHSKNASGGPLIRPDVGPGSGNDEAPEQTEEERRLYEAALAEAAELVWQHENPGKERPPEPGTPYRYKPHLRKDSYAHARTASVKYGSDVAPTGLARDTSTYSMSGSSTDGEEGQGSSRSPVSPASARPLSFRLPETPRASHERVRDGSPESGNSKSYSTLPGSSGYLRSGSKKDIFGEPQKPFPGDKISEESEARSSSSSLDNFAQIRTPEQLGAKPKNPLNRVQFAPETSPAADGVASSPPKDGSRYEKYEIHRNPVTQSRNPQYTTNVRPALPWERKKPVQEEVPRKHGMEIRSDEIRQATSMKLKDRSVKLPTPSAVSDNPGRPIVSFDRQWKAPDEAADDTPEGPSRFGKSDDRSTPLVPGRFRSQQSQQPQEEPRQSQHHQQQQQQRALPQQPQRPRQQPGSTPNVPVIPVSNGFSTPPSSSSPTRRPLPVPTPPSVQINAPPPSSSIPSISVPSIAVSESASSSRSNIPQIVLPGGSHDDGPSIPVIVTPDDKSSTSNSSSSRRPLPTPGAVGRHMPARPRSHWSPAPKPAGSRATARCHECGDFIEGRFVSLAGMTERFHPQCFTCYSCGTSLEALEISPEPDEHRAARLERIARRTAGEHLPETPGQTMAEDGDARLRFYCHLDWHELFAPRCKHCTTPIMGEHVVALGHHWHFGHFFCAECGDPFERGMTHIEKDGYAWCVSCQTKRTERRAPKCRKCRKAVIGQYIRALGGEWHDECFRCADCGGGFDDGQIFPREGRAGTVPGEMVVLCTGCMERELKA
- a CDS encoding SMT3, variant 2 yields the protein MADNAENGSGNAGSDAAAPAVEHLNIKVTDNNNEVFFKIKRSTKLEKLMTAFCERQGKTLASVRFLFEGQRVQPTDTPDTLEMQDGDCLEVHQEQVGGW
- a CDS encoding DUF1903 domain-containing protein, producing the protein MTLQDDLAASPPCHPRACAIQNCLTRNGFDESKCQKQIDALYECCNAFYEKNSESASTVSCPKASLLRLKMEQRKKAT